Proteins encoded in a region of the Triticum dicoccoides isolate Atlit2015 ecotype Zavitan chromosome 3A, WEW_v2.0, whole genome shotgun sequence genome:
- the LOC119271199 gene encoding protein trichome birefringence-like 18: MSLSGKKSRAVAGGAQQWLSTIVMFVVALLLTLGPTHIQGSCDIFRGKWVPDSSGPLYTSSSCPQIIRAENCQANGRPDKGYENWRWKPERCALPRFDARRFLKMMRGKTLAFAGDSIAQNQMDSLLCILWQVDTPINLSDRRMSKWIFNSTSTTIIRIWSAWLLHNSKEAVGIAPEGLNKVFLDVPDKTLMELLPSFDVLVLSSGHWFVTPSSYILNGKVVGGQGWWPLQAGKMQMNNIDAFGASTETFLTAVATNPNFKGIAILRTYSPDHYERGAWNVGGSCTGKDKPLDKAVKDGFIDAMYGKQVAAFKKVVKNSGKQGSKLKLMSITEPFALRVDGHPGPYTNLDPNKKTQRGPDGRPPSQDCLHWCMPGPIDTWNEMLFETIRR, from the exons ATGAGTTTGTCGGGGAAGAAGTCTCGCGCCGTGGCCGGAGGAGCCCAGCAATGGCTCTCAACCATCGTTATGTTCGTGGTGGCTCTCTTGCTGACCCTGGGACCTACACATATTCAAG GTAGCTGTGATATCTTTCGTGGGAAGTGGGTTCCTGATTCTTCTGGGCCGCTGTACACGAGCAGCTCTTGCCCTCAGATCATACGCGCGGAGAACTGCCAGGCGAATGGGCGGCCGGACAAGGGATATGAGAACTGGAGATGGAAACCCGAGCGGTGCGCTCTCCCGCGCTTCGATGCGAGGAGGTTCCTGAAGATGATGAGGGGCAAGACACTTGCTTTCGCTGGGGATTCTATCGCCCAGAACCAGATGGACTCTCTCCTTTGCATCCTATGGCAG GTGGACACCCCAATAAACCTTAGTGATCGTAGGATGAGCAAGTGGATCTTCAATTCAACCTCAACAACTATCATCCGCATCTGGTCAGCTTGGCTATTACACAATTCAAAAGAAGCTGTGGGAATTGCTCCCGAGGGTCTTAATAAGGTTTTCCTCGATGTCCCGGATAAGACTTTGATGGAGTTGCTTCCAAGTTTCGATGTGCTTGTCCTCTCTTCCGGACATTGGTTTGTCACACCATCATCCTATATCCTGAATGGCAAGGTCGTTGGAGGGCAGGGCTGGTGGCCTCTTCAAGCAGGAAAGATGCAGATGAACAACATTGATGCTTTTGGTGCATCCACTGAGACTTTCCTAACTGCTGTGGCTACTAACCCGAATTTCAAAGGTATAGCTATTTTGAGAACATACTCTCCAGACCATTACGAACGTGGGGCATGGAATGTAGGTGGATCATGCACTGGGAAGGATAAGCCCTTGgataaggcggtgaaggatggattCATAGATGCAATGTATGGAAAACAAGTTGCGGCCTTCAAAAAGGTAGTCAAGAATTCTGGGAAACAGGGTTCCAAGTTGAAACTGATGAGCATCACAGAACCCTTTGCCTTAAGGGTTGATGGGCATCCTGGACCATACACAAATCTGGACCCAAACAAGAAGACTCAAAGAGGGCCGGATGGAAGGCCTCCATCTCAGGATTGTCTGCATTGGTGCATGCCAGGACCTATAGATACATGGAACGAGATGCTATTTGAGACCATACGAAGATAA